The proteins below are encoded in one region of Winogradskyella helgolandensis:
- a CDS encoding cell division protein ZapA, producing the protein MSEQLKIKLSIANRVYPLTINPSQEEGLRKATKKIEAMIGQFEQNYSVRDKQDVLAMCALQFAAQVEQKSIDKEYVNEEVQEKLVALNELLNQHI; encoded by the coding sequence ATGTCAGAACAATTAAAAATTAAACTTTCTATTGCCAATAGAGTTTATCCGTTAACGATAAACCCAAGTCAGGAAGAAGGTTTACGTAAGGCCACAAAAAAAATTGAGGCTATGATTGGACAATTTGAGCAGAATTACTCTGTAAGAGATAAGCAAGATGTTTTGGCGATGTGTGCCTTGCAATTTGCGGCTCAAGTAGAGCAAAAGTCAATAGATAAAGAGTATGTAAATGAAGAAGTTCAGGAAAAGTTAGTCGCTTTAAACGAACTTTTAAATCAGCATATTTAA